From the genome of Spirochaetota bacterium, one region includes:
- a CDS encoding DUF4922 domain-containing protein, with protein sequence MDTVHRLTERFLSYNPEMPQEEMQVYLSEVYRREGMRAALERLFEWELAVGYITRGKLEDNKRYGFHDSATGVTFRTQINYARDNYSPAPMTGANVPKLHCPICYENIGLPGKETLRVFRFPLNGREFFMQLTPFPLFKKHFVLISMEKTPMIMDRQSVEDLVAFVDDTPGYTGCSNSEIEWAGASVRVHHHYQIFDALSLPVMEAHTIPEYSLTHRENGASADVALINFPIAVCRVTTQSRESFIDISSRIIDAWKKQVPGKNTCNITVRKFRNAYECHIIFRNPDHRTPSDLVKIKSEGVGIIEVAGEGIYPVPKGDDAAEKWRLIEEEGLTVIKAIIDGNNPVKRSGYGVLFDTIKAGVHA encoded by the coding sequence ATGGACACCGTGCATCGGCTTACCGAGCGCTTCCTCTCCTATAATCCTGAAATGCCGCAGGAGGAGATGCAGGTCTATCTCTCCGAGGTGTACCGGCGCGAAGGGATGCGTGCAGCGCTTGAGCGGCTCTTCGAATGGGAGCTTGCGGTCGGCTATATCACACGCGGCAAGCTTGAGGACAATAAGCGCTATGGTTTCCATGACAGTGCAACGGGTGTTACGTTCCGCACGCAGATAAATTATGCACGCGATAACTATTCCCCGGCGCCGATGACGGGTGCGAACGTCCCGAAGCTCCATTGTCCCATCTGCTATGAGAACATCGGTCTGCCCGGCAAGGAGACGCTCCGGGTGTTCCGCTTTCCCCTGAACGGCCGCGAATTCTTCATGCAGCTCACCCCGTTCCCCCTCTTCAAAAAGCATTTCGTCCTCATCAGCATGGAGAAGACGCCGATGATCATGGACCGGCAGAGCGTCGAGGACCTCGTTGCCTTCGTAGACGACACACCGGGGTACACCGGCTGTTCCAACAGCGAGATAGAATGGGCGGGCGCGTCCGTGCGCGTGCATCATCATTATCAGATATTCGATGCCCTCTCGCTCCCCGTTATGGAAGCGCATACGATACCGGAATATTCCCTTACGCATAGGGAGAACGGCGCCTCTGCCGATGTTGCGCTCATCAATTTCCCGATCGCCGTGTGCCGGGTGACGACACAAAGCCGCGAAAGCTTCATCGATATCTCCAGCCGCATCATCGATGCCTGGAAGAAGCAGGTGCCGGGGAAGAACACCTGCAATATTACCGTACGGAAATTCCGTAATGCCTACGAATGCCACATCATCTTCCGTAATCCCGATCATCGAACGCCTTCCGACCTTGTGAAGATAAAGAGCGAGGGCGTCGGCATCATCGAGGTTGCAGGCGAGGGCATTTATCCGGTGCCGAAAGGCGATGATGCTGCGGAGAAATGGCGGCTCATTGAGGAAGAAGGGCTCACGGTGATAAAGGCGATCATCGACGGGAATAACCCGGTCAAGAGGAGCGGTTACGGGGTGCTCTTCGATACGATCAAGGCCGGCGTGCATGCTTGA
- a CDS encoding SDR family NAD(P)-dependent oxidoreductase, which yields MANIVVTGGAGFIGSHIVEEAAKRGDKVIVYDDLHSGYKANIEPFMRAYGVRFVQGDIMDEKKMAKLFAGVDSVFHLAALISVPESMAMKAQYVRINTIGTLHVLEAVRKAGVANIVLSSSAAIYGDNPTVPKKEQMIPEPKSPYAVTKLDGEYYFQMYRAGHGINATALRYFNVFGPRQDPKSQYAAAIPIFVAKAIANEDITVFGDGEQTRDFIYVKDIVQGNLLAAAKGGDVFNVAWGKKITINDLAKKIIAITGSKSKVVHLPERPGDIRHSMADNTKIVHTLGFKQTTDLDTGLAATVEYFVKRMGKGNIK from the coding sequence ATGGCGAATATTGTGGTAACGGGCGGTGCGGGGTTCATCGGGAGCCACATCGTCGAAGAAGCGGCGAAACGCGGCGACAAGGTCATCGTATACGATGATCTGCATTCGGGATACAAGGCGAACATCGAACCGTTCATGAGGGCGTACGGCGTGCGTTTCGTGCAGGGCGATATCATGGATGAAAAGAAGATGGCGAAGCTTTTTGCCGGCGTCGATTCTGTGTTCCATCTCGCCGCGCTCATCAGCGTTCCCGAATCGATGGCGATGAAAGCGCAATACGTGCGCATCAACACCATCGGCACGCTCCATGTGCTCGAGGCGGTGCGTAAGGCCGGCGTGGCGAACATCGTGCTCTCATCGTCCGCGGCCATTTACGGCGATAATCCGACCGTGCCGAAGAAAGAACAGATGATACCGGAGCCGAAATCGCCCTATGCGGTGACCAAGCTCGACGGGGAATACTATTTCCAGATGTACCGCGCCGGACACGGCATCAACGCCACGGCGCTGCGCTACTTCAATGTGTTCGGCCCGCGGCAGGACCCGAAGTCGCAGTATGCGGCGGCCATCCCCATCTTCGTCGCAAAAGCGATAGCCAACGAGGATATCACCGTCTTCGGCGACGGCGAGCAGACGCGCGATTTCATCTATGTGAAGGACATCGTGCAGGGGAATCTCCTTGCGGCGGCCAAAGGCGGCGATGTGTTCAATGTCGCGTGGGGGAAGAAGATCACGATCAATGATCTTGCGAAGAAGATCATCGCCATTACGGGATCGAAGTCGAAGGTGGTGCATCTGCCGGAACGTCCGGGCGATATCAGGCATTCCATGGCGGACAATACGAAGATAGTCCATACGCTCGGTTTCAAGCAGACGACCGATCTTGACACCGGACTTGCAGCGACCGTGGAATATTTTGTGAAGCGCATGGGAAAAGGGAATATCAAATGA
- a CDS encoding amidohydrolase family protein, which yields MLDCHIHSTVPQTNSAAQFRAALAAAGIAGGIVMSLPPPSFRSLTDERAIGGRYPRSADERLDMLFTWMDGNGTVFPFYWIDPIASGAKREVARAVRRGVKGFKVICNKFYPDDTRAMATFREIAANEKPILFHSGILWDGEPSSGYNRPVRFESLLEIPRLRFALAHISWPWCDECIAVYGKFRHAHAKREEATAEMFIDTTPGTPAIYREEALTKLFTVGYAVTGNVLFGTDCSTASYDSAAAKGILKRDSAIYRKLKLPKEATRNINGNNLLRFIGIDERNR from the coding sequence ATGCTTGATTGCCACATCCACAGCACCGTCCCGCAGACGAACAGCGCCGCGCAGTTTCGCGCGGCGCTGGCAGCAGCCGGTATCGCCGGTGGTATCGTCATGTCGCTCCCGCCGCCGTCGTTCCGTTCGCTCACGGATGAACGGGCCATCGGCGGGAGGTACCCGCGCTCTGCGGATGAACGTCTTGATATGCTTTTCACCTGGATGGACGGCAACGGTACTGTTTTCCCGTTCTACTGGATAGACCCCATTGCATCAGGTGCAAAGCGCGAGGTCGCGCGAGCCGTACGCCGCGGCGTGAAGGGATTTAAGGTCATCTGCAATAAATTCTATCCCGACGATACGCGGGCCATGGCGACGTTCCGAGAGATAGCGGCGAACGAGAAGCCGATACTGTTCCATTCCGGCATACTCTGGGACGGCGAGCCTTCCAGTGGATACAATCGCCCCGTACGCTTCGAATCATTGCTCGAGATCCCGCGCCTTCGATTTGCCCTCGCGCATATCAGCTGGCCGTGGTGTGATGAATGCATTGCCGTGTACGGCAAATTCCGGCATGCGCATGCAAAGAGAGAGGAGGCCACAGCCGAGATGTTCATCGATACGACGCCGGGAACGCCTGCCATCTATCGCGAGGAAGCGCTTACGAAACTGTTCACGGTCGGTTATGCGGTGACGGGGAATGTGCTTTTCGGCACCGACTGCAGCACGGCATCGTACGACAGCGCTGCGGCGAAGGGTATACTGAAACGCGACAGCGCGATATATCGGAAGTTGAAATTACCGAAAGAAGCAACGCGCAATATCAACGGGAACAATCTGTTGAGATTTATCGGTATCGATGAGAGGAATCGCTAG